ATTCTTTAAGGACCATaaattgtaagtatttatgaaaaatgaatgtatttaatgccttaaaaattaatgtttaaaaaaacattgaaaatcaaaatatttaacttaaaaaataataacttaattTAGAATGTTGAAAGAGTGTCACAAGACACTCGTTAATAAACCCTTAAATAAATAGTCCttctaatatataatttttttcaggGGAGTCCTTCTAATAGATGTCTAGCTAGGGATACCGGTTTAGGAACTTAAAATTGTTGtattgaagaaaataatttaattataaaaaaaaatgcttaattaatcatttgatcccttaacttaattctttttttcgaattggtcccctaactattaaatgtttcaaaatgatcctttatctttgttttaattatcaatttggtcatattttattaattttaaactccTTAAAAATAagaccgttggataaaggaGATCCATCGAATCTAACggtgtatcaccaacacataATTTATACAgctttcttcctcttcttcctcatcttcatcttcctcatgTAACCATCATCAACTTTCATGAATCAGAAATCCAGAAAAATCATGAATCAAACCAGCAactaacaaacacaaaaaatcaaaccCAATTGTTTCCCCTCTTTCAGATgtcaaaaaatcaacaataaccTTTTTACCCCTCTTTCATCAACACCAGAAGAAGAACCCCAACAAATTCCTAATCAGAAATTAATCTTTAAGTTGTCAGCAAATATTTAATTTCTCTGTTTTTACTAGGATTGTACTACCTTCTAAATGAGTGAGTTCAAGGAtcgaattttgatttttcttttaggGGAAGGTCATGTtgctaaattaaattaaatcaaagacaagtgacaagtattttattttaacaagtgACAAGTTGGGAGCAAATCTACCATAAACACAATTCTTATAAAGTAAGCTTAAAAGTGATAGTGATAAAGAGAGAgacaattaaaatttgaatccaCGTGGTTGTTGTGTACCAATATTAGTGTCTCCCACCACACCACCACCAGCTCAACATAACAAATGACTACTTCATCAAGAATGTGAGTAAACGCGGAACATTTCCGcattaaaaaaaggaagaacaatgatatttatacaatgtTTAGTGACAACTcttgatataattttattttctctcatcaTATTGATCAAATATAGTaaagagaataaaaagaaatagtAAAAACATAATGGAAATATATACGTGAGAGAAAATTGttcaagttatttatttaatggtCGTACGAATATCGAAAAAATACACAGGCTGTTTGAGTTTGTTGTAATAAGAATATTTGTATAGCATAATGCGAGACAAATTCATAATAGTTGAGCGGCGCAGAGCAACATTTCACCTAGCTAGGGTGCAAATTTGCTtcatttatcaaacttatactTAATGTTCATTTATGAGAGAAGCATACACAAATTATACATTATTGAATCAAAATTTACACTTGTATCTATCtctcataaataaaatagacaaTAAATGTAATGTAAATAAATCAAGAAATCCAAAACTCAATCAAGCAAATCCGAAAATTCAATAGTGTCAACCTACCCTATAGTGCCAACCCACATTACCCACCCAATGAcaaaagaacaacaaaaatcaaccaCATTGAAATTACACTATCAATCTTAaacattgttttgattttatacAAAACTAGGATAATAAAGCCAATTAAAATCAGGTATGGAGAAAATTTTAATCTGTTTAACAGTTATGggaaaaaagatagaaaatctTAAAAGTTAAACTATATACACACAATAATATAAACATATCCCTCGTGATCGATAAAAGACAACAGAACAACCCATGATAAGTACAAGGAAAATAAAGGTAGCCCACACCTTCACTCTTATCAACAagagcaacaaaaaaaagtacctGGTACTAGTactgcattttttttccttaacctTTTCAGTTGAACCATCAACAATCAAAGACGCCTCAGATTTAGACAACTTCTTTACAAGAATCTGAgttcgattataattaaattttacttaCCTCTCGACTGAACTTCGAATTAATTACAAGAACTCTCCGCCAGAGAACCATCACAAAGAACCATTAACATGataataaaacaattgaaaaatatcTTCATTAATAATCGATTAACATTCAATAATCAGGCATAAGATGACTAACTTTCCCTTCTTCTAATGCAACTTTCCGATCAGTAACTTTTAACCAAATACAAACCCCAGTAAAACTTATAATAAGACTCGCTAATCCACTTCCTACTCCAATTAAAACAATAGCCATAATAGATAAACCCTTAGTTCTTAACGGCGGTAACGGATAACCGTAAAGATCCTTATTCCCTTCAAAAGAGCTTGCATTAAATCTGGGTAAGTTAGGACTACTCCGGTTCGATAACGACGCTGGAATCGGACCGGAGAGTTTATTATTCGATACATCGAAAGCCGAGAGGCGAACCAATAACCCTAATTGCTGAGGAATTGGACCAGTAAGCAGATTATCATGAAAATCGATTATGTTAAGATATGCACACAATGTGAGTTGAGGTGGAATCTCACCTTCAAGACGATTTGATGAAAGATTCAACACAGCAAGATTCACCAATGATTGTAACTCTGGAGGGATTGGTCCTGTGATGAAGTTGGAAGAGAGGTCTAGGGTTTGAAGATTGGTACAGTTGGAGAGAAAGGGAGAGATTGTTCCACGGAGAGAGAGATTGTTGAGCGAGAGTTTGTAGATTCTGCCATTGTTGCAGAGTATTCCTTTGAGAGTTGAGGTTGATTCATTGCAGGGTTTTGAGAATGTGGCTTCGTTCCAATTTTCTAAGGATTTGTTTGGGTCTTGCAGTGATTTGTTTAAATGGGTTAAACATGCTTCATCGCTTGGATCTGATTTAATTGATGTGATTAATGTAATCCACAACATTAATACTAACTTCATTAAACATGCTACATCCATCTATTTCCAAATAAACAACCTTCTAATTCTGGATTTCTTGCTTTGAGTTGAGATTGAAGTTATAGAGatttggaaattgaaaaagggtttatttgtaattactatttaacccttttcttcattttgatgGAGGTGAGGTGAGGTGAGGTGATTGAAGGGAAAGTGGAGAAAGTGAGAGATGTGTctttgttatatgatgatgttagGGGAGGTTTGAAAGAGAGAGATTTGGGGGACTCTTTGAAatgagaaaaatggttttattCAACTCATCAATGGTGGGAATGGCTCTTTGGTTTGTTTTATatatcaaaaattaaataaatatttgagtGTTGTTAGTTTTTTCGGTGTTCTAAGGAATAAAATCCTAATaatttggagtttttttttttaagataataaaTCTTGTCAAAAATTGTTGAAGCCcgattttaaatattattatttagatTAAACATAGACTAACTCGAGTATTATTTCCTCTAAATCATCAATTTAATCAATAGAACACAACTCTTTCGACAATTTAGTTTCATTCGAGTTGAACTTTGAAGGCTTATCAGATCATGACAGATCTTAAAACTTAAAACATTTTAGATattgttcaaaaataaaagttgaattTATGGCATGAATAAACTCTTTTAGTCTTTATCAATTGAACCAATATTCATCGAATTTAATATTCAAATTAGTCTTTCATCAAATCATAGATTCACCAACAATTCTCAAATTAACCTCTAATACTTTAAAGTTTGAATAATAAGATTTTAAATGAACATACCCTAGTTGATAGAGATAATGTATTGTTATATATAGGAGACGTAGTTCAAACACAATACACGGACGAATAACTCTTAAACAATTCAAATTAACCAATTTAATTATGTTGCTTTAGAGATTAGTTTATAACTTTCATATAGATGAAAGACTAAAATAAAAGATTCAAtataatttgaccataacttaTTAGTTTGAGattgaattaaaaaagatagtcataatttatgaattaaattaatgggttttttttttttagagaaattaaaTAATGGGTTATCTACtactactatttatttattgctATTATGGGATGGATTGTTTGATAAGGAAGGGGCAGGGCAGCACAGCACTCGTGAGGGGGGAGTAGAATACAAACGAGGGGACGCGCGTGCATTTGGACGGTGAAAGGAAATGAAGTTAGGGGAAAGGTTTGACGGAGTGAGTGTAACTGAAAAGGAAAGAGGAAGTGTGGCGTGGGACTTTTGGAGTTTGTGGGGAGTCATCACCTACAAATGTGAGCTCTAAGATAGGGACAATACAAAAACGTATTATTGActttttcaacaacaaaaatactacattaatttttgtttctaacATTCATAActtaaatgatgaaaataaaacaaattttttaaaagagtaaatTGTGTAATGTTTATAACTTAAGGcactaaaaagaaaagaaacatacTTAAGGACCCAATCTCAAACCCAAAAATAACTTAAGattccaaaaatataatttaaccaatatcaaaaatataatttaacaacttaagattccaaaaatataatttaaccaatataatattatctttcttttgttttgtaccaacaaaaaatattatcttcCTTTTTTAACATTACGGGAGGCATGTTTTAAAATTTAGCACATTGATggtgtatacaaattaaatcttaACTGAATACTCAATTTgacctcaaacaattttttggtTGTCCAATTCTGATAAAAACAATGCTCATATTAGTCTCGGatggtttgaaatttgaatcatAAGATATTAAACTTTAgaggaatgatatttgaacaaccgtTTTTCAcaactttagtgacaactttatctctcatactcacattatctttttactttctctctctattgctttgatttttgtgccactacctcattttctttgtaaaattttagttgtcacaaaagttgtcatatatatgaatgttcaaataacacaactctaaaCTTTAAACGTGAAATTGTATGAGAGGGTCTTTTCCATTTTCGTCCATGTATACAACTTCATAGGAGCATCTCCAGAGTTAGTGTCATATATGCTTCTTCTTAAGCTTAAATGAGATTTCACTAAAGTAACATTGACATTTGGTGTCATCGGTATCTTTAGCATATTTTAGACAAGAGAATGATGCATGAaagatcaaaataaattattaagatAAGAGAAAATGAGTGGTAATCCACTTGTATTTGTCTTATAATATTGACTTCAAACTTAGGATGTAATCATCTAAAGATCTCATATTCGATTTTCTTTGATGGTTTGATGTCAATTTCGATAGACTAATTTAtcttctctaaaaaataattggttAAGAAAGATATAACAAATGTACCAAAAATCAATGATACCCAAATGAAATCAGCTTAATTAACGATTGATTATTTCGTTTTGTCATTGAAGGCCAATGTTGTGAAAACAGATGTTgcttaaaattatataatgttGCTGAAATAGGGAATGAAGATAGAGATTGTTTGTCAATAAACAACGTGAAAATAATTCTATAAATctcaaatatttgaaaaaattttaCAACCAAATAATTATATGAACAAagttaatatttaattcaaaataaatttaaatatgtacattaaagtatttttttctttaaatttttttaagtattaAAGTGTTACACGTGGAATCACTTCAAATATCtattttagggtttgtttgggaTAAGCTTTAGAGAGTTTGATTcgttaaatttatattttgatatatatttaattttttttttaaaataaacaacatttattcattcaaattgatacaTATATAGAGTAtattgatacaatacaaatttaaagtcgttaaaataaaaaagattaaactGCGAACAAAGTCTAACACCTATGTTAATAACGTAAAATGACTAAGTACACATGCatacaaatatgaaaatattcaAGTCTCGGGAATCCTCGTctctggatctgcaacgttgacaaCGACAAACTATATATTGATTGAATATGCATTTGATCAAAGACAATACTtcaacatgaattaaataatcattacactaagacggaaaatcaaaaaCACCTCGCACAAAGAcgaaaaatcaaaaacaacatagTCGTGTTAAGGCGATGAAATCTCAAACCATAAACCACCCCTATTctctagacaaaaaaaaaatggtgacaactaaagttttaaaaagagatttttttttgtttaagaaatcaaaatgataaaaagagaaaaaatagatTAATGATTATATAATATTCAATcagttttaattaattttaaaaaataaatttattcccccaaaaaagaaatttataatatccataattaaaaaaaaaaaaaaaagttatgtccTGCCTCCTCCCCTTCATCACATACAAGAATCATACattgaataaattaatcaattttgttAAATGTGACATGACATATGGGAaccatatgaaaaaaaaaaaaaaaaaaacttaaaaatactttttttttgagagaaaaactAACATCCGAAGATGCTCTAATTTGCAACTTTCTTATAATTATTAGGCCTGCTAATGACCAATCGATGGGACTAAACCACAATAATAGCAATGTGTATCTGGCATTTTTCACTCTTCCACTCACTTATCGGCTGAAAAGGATAAACTAAAGACATGAttattcccttttttttttggcaaatgaTTATGCCCTTTTATTTAGGATTTATTTGTTTACAATTTAGGATTTATTTTTACAATGAATGCTTCAAATGAATAATGTGAATAAAAGTTGTTCAAGGAAGCTAAATTATCATTTCAGCAAAAGTAACTTATGCATTGATCTTGCACATAAATAAAGctactttccttaaaaaaaataaaaaaaataaagctacTTCTAGAAATGGTTCGGATCTAAAACAATTACACAAAATCGACTTGTAATTAAGGTGAGAACTACCTTCACTTATAAACACCTACTTAAACCATCTTTATTAAATGTGAGTCTTAACACATTCCATCATGTTTATTGAATTTGATGCGTGAATATAAATGATGAACGATCTGATAGCTGAAACCTAATTGCAAATGACCCAAACGATCCTAGTGGAGACTCTGATATCATCTTAAAATTTGTAGTTGAGATATCACAATCCCACAAAATCAGCACTGCCGCACTTATAAATATACATTCGTTTGAAGTTATCTCTCATCTAACGTGCAACTCCGAACactgttgatttttttttttttggacaataaAAAGCTATTGAAAGTTGATTtagtttacaattactttgtAATGTTGGATGcaaagttattttcttttttcagatATTATGATTCAATTTACCTTTATCATCTATAAAGACTCCTCACGAAAAATAAATACTTAGGAAATTCGAACTTTCCTGAAAGAAATACgtactttctttgttttttatccGATATCAACATGGCCAAACAAAACCTATCGCCagggaaaaattaaaaaatacctTATCTTAAAATACATGTTTTGAGGACAATTGTCTAATATCTAATTGCTATAAATTTTCTTGTACACGAGAGACCAAAAATAGAAGTTAGAGAGTTCCCTTCTTTCATGCTACAGTCACAACCACATCTAAAGAATTTTTGTTTGTCTTTGCAGTTTTCACCCTTCAATTTATGAGAGATTGCGGATTGGAAATTGGTCCGAGGAAAAACATGGAAGTTGTTCATGTATGGATTGAGGACCATTACTTTAATAATTACATGAGACACATGTGTGTTCAAGAAATATGATAAATTCTCATTAAAAAGAAAGACACAACCGCCATCCATGTAAATCCTCATTAACTAATTTGCATTCTCAGATTTGAGTAGCTTGGTATACCAATGCACAAGGAACACGTAGACccattcaaaaaattatatatatttttggtcgaAAAAGAGGGCCAAAGTTCAATCTAATTATTTTAGGGTTTTATACGAGAACATAGTCATTTAGAACTGTACTAACCAAATAGTGAGAATATGATTCTCACGTCATTGTCATTTTTGAGGTTCATATGAGGTAATCTGGACGCTTCTAACTTATTATAGTCAAAACATGTAAGTATTTGATCATAAACATccaaaaaatcatcaatttcctaaaccctaaacactaACATATGGGCgatttaaaaaacaaactaacataTAAAACTAAGAATGCGTATGCTAAGAGATTATGAACACTTACATGTTATTTGATCGATTAGTCACTTGActttaaagaaatttgatgaagGCTGGTTTGTAGGAGTTTTGGGAGAGTTTAGTTTGTGTATTACTCAAACGTGGGAGTTGCTCTTCGGTCGTGAAATATGAACAAAAcacagcggtagttaactgccgctgatATTGAATGAACATCAATTAAATACTGTAAATAAACGAAtgatagttaactgccgttgaAATAGCAAGTGCCTAAAGAGCAATTATCTTCCAACTGAGCACATAACTGCCTCCGCTAGAGGTAACAAAGGGCCCAACATAAAAGCACAGGTTATATAGACACAACAACAAACTGTTAGTGTTGGGTACAACAGCCACGTTTCAATCTGTAAAATTCAGCTGTGTTAGGAATGATGAAGGGGTCCTACGAGATTTCTATGGTGAGAAATATGAGCTTTAAGCTTAATACAGAAAATATGAGGCCTTATATCATCTTGGATCTTCCACCTCTCATAGCGCAATAATGTCCCACAATAATGCACAAGAATTTGATGGTTTTGAACCTTTGAATTTGATGGATAGTAGCATCTTTGTTTTGGTTTATGCGATAATGCGAGAcaataagatatttttgagttaGTGTTCGAGCATTGCTGGATAGATGTGACTCATGTTTAACTAACATGAAACAGTGTATCAATCAAATCTCAATTCATTGTAATGTTTTAGTTTGGTTGGTAGATAagcatgatatttttttctatttttatttttctgagaCAACAAATATGTACATAATATGCCAATTTAGAGGTCTTCATTATAGTAACAGGGATTGCTTCATAGCTATTTTGGTTGGCTTTGTGGATTTTGCTGAAAAATACACGTTTTCTTTTAGTTATAAAGAATCAACTTCTGATGAATTATTTGATATAGTTAAAAATCGAGTTTGATGTAGATTAAATCAAAGATGTTGTCTTCGGTTAGTGTTGATGTTTTACAAATAACATCGCTTTTAAGAGCAAGAATGTGAAAACATACAAATTTGTTTGCCACTACTAACGTGAAAACATAGCAAGTTTTCAGTTGATGTGAACCCAGAGTATGGTAACTTTTTAAGTTTCTATTTTATGAATAggtaaacctttttttttttttgtaaagaaataaaaaggtaaCATAGATTTCTTTATGCAAGGTCTCAAAAAGGTTTCAAACACATATATTCCGCATTAACATCCTAAAACTTACCATCTGAGTTGCTAGTTCAACCATAAAAACTTAGCCTTATAACTATTacttcaaattcatttgatAGCAATTGTAATCTGACTATGAATGtcactttaaataataaaaatgtttatcttctccaaaaaaaaatatttataaatatggACATGCATGCTAACAAGGGCAcctgttaaaaagaaaaaaaaaatgaaaactttaagTTGAAAGTAACAAATTTGAACTCTTAAGAAGTTGATTTAACAAATACACCGGTTttcaaaatttctaattttgtttatttaacaaTGCCTAaatgttgtaccaaaaaaagaaaaaaacaatgccTAAATGTAATGTTGACTGTGCCTTGTTTAACAACAATTCATTCATGGGTTATGGTATATGTTTTAGAGATTCAATGGGTCAATTTTTATTTGGGAAATCAAACTTGTTGGATTATATAGAGTTACCACTATGGAAGCTGATCAAGCTATTGGACTCATTGAGGCCATCAAAACAGCTATAGAGAAGGGCCATCGCTATGTGGAGTTTGAAACTGACTGCAAACCTGTAGTAGATGCACTATCCCTGCCTAGAACACCTCGTAGTGAATCCGGAGACATTATTTCCTAATGTAAAAGCCTTATAGCTAACAATAGCGATTATGCGGTTTAGAGGCAAGCAAATAAAGTAGTTCATAGCATTGCTAGAGCCTCTTTATCTAATCTCAACCCCCATGTTTTTTATGATGTACCCTTTAATTTGTACTCTTTGATCATTAATGAAATGAACTAGTTTTGCCTTCGCTAAAAAAAAGACAACTAAATGACACTCTTGACattttccttataaatatacaaatacTTGTGATAACTTTATTTTGAGCCAGATTTAACGGCTAAAGCAACGTTTGAAATGccttagtgtgtgtttggtatcaCACAAACCGTGTCAGAATCACGGTGATCTACCGTGATTTTACAGAAGCTACAAAATgtagatttttaaaaatcacGGTAGATCACTGTGATTCTAAGATATCCACGATAATATCAAACATAGGCTTAATGCTTCAGCTGACCCGATAAGCCATCCCAATCCTATCCCAATAATCAAATGCTCGTTGTGCCCCAACTTTAAGAATTCAAAATAGAGCCTCTTG
Above is a genomic segment from Medicago truncatula cultivar Jemalong A17 chromosome 5, MtrunA17r5.0-ANR, whole genome shotgun sequence containing:
- the LOC11430956 gene encoding receptor-like protein 44, translated to MDVACLMKLVLMLWITLITSIKSDPSDEACLTHLNKSLQDPNKSLENWNEATFSKPCNESTSTLKGILCNNGRIYKLSLNNLSLRGTISPFLSNCTNLQTLDLSSNFITGPIPPELQSLVNLAVLNLSSNRLEGEIPPQLTLCAYLNIIDFHDNLLTGPIPQQLGLLVRLSAFDVSNNKLSGPIPASLSNRSSPNLPRFNASSFEGNKDLYGYPLPPLRTKGLSIMAIVLIGVGSGLASLIISFTGVCIWLKVTDRKVALEEGKVSHLMPDY